A stretch of Geotrypetes seraphini chromosome 2, aGeoSer1.1, whole genome shotgun sequence DNA encodes these proteins:
- the HEY1 gene encoding hairy/enhancer-of-split related with YRPW motif protein 1 isoform X1, protein MKRTHDYSSSDSELDETIEVEKESADENGNLSSPPGSMSPSTTSQILARKRRRGIIEKRRRDRINNSLSELRRLVPSAFEKQGSAKLEKAEILQMTVDHLKMLHTAGGKGYFDAHALAMDYRSLGFRECLAEVARYLSIIEGLDSSDPLRVRLVSHLNNHASQREAASSAHPAIGHIPWGSAFGHHPPLSHPLLLAQNSHNNSSTTASPSEAHHQSRHGEAASLRVPPSGNVASVLPMVAASKLSPPLLSSMASLSAFPFSFSSFHLLSPSALGTSTPAQTANLGKPYRPWGTEIGAF, encoded by the exons ATGAAGCGGACGCACGATTACAGTTCCTCGGACAGCGAGCTGGACGAGACCATCGAGGTGGAGAAAGAAAGTGCGGACGAGAACGG AAACTTGAGTTCCCCTCCGGGATCGATGTCTCCCTCAACAACTTCTCAGATCCTGGCCAGGAAAAGACGCCGAGGC ATCATAGAAAAACGTCGCCGGGATCGAATAAATAACAGTTTGTCTGAATTAAGAAGATTGGTGCCTAGTGCTTTTGAGAAACAG GGATCAGCAAAATTGGAAAAAGCTGAAATTTTGCAGATGACTGTGGATCATCTAAAAATGCTGCATACAGCTGGAGGGAAAG GTTATTTTGATGCTCACGCACTTGCAATGGACTATCGGAGTTTGGGATTCAGAGAATGTTTGGCTGAAGTAGCCCGTTATCTCAGTATTATCGAAGGCCTGGACTCCTCTGATCCTCTGCGTGTTCGACTAGTCTCTCACTTGAACAACCATGCCTCTCAGCGAGAGGCAGCCAGCAGTGCACACCCTGCCATTGGACATATCCCCTGGGGCAGTGCCTTCGGACATCACCCTCCTCTCTCTCACCCTTTGCTGCTGGCACAGAACAGTCACAATAATAGCAGTACCACAGCCTCTCCTTCAGAAGCGCATCACCAGAGCAGACATGGGGAAGCTGCCTCGCTTAGAGTGCCCCCCAGTGGCAACGTTGCATCTGTGCTCCCTATGGTGGCTGCCTCCAAACTCTCCCCTCCTCTGCTGTCTTCCATGGCATCGCTGTCTGCATTTCCATTTTCCTTCAGCTCTTTCCACCTTCTGTCCCCAAGTGCATTGGGCACATCCACACCAGCGCAGACAGCAAACCTTGGCAAGCCATACAGACCATGGGGCACAGAGATTGGAGCATTTTAA
- the HEY1 gene encoding hairy/enhancer-of-split related with YRPW motif protein 1 isoform X2: MSPSTTSQILARKRRRGIIEKRRRDRINNSLSELRRLVPSAFEKQGSAKLEKAEILQMTVDHLKMLHTAGGKGYFDAHALAMDYRSLGFRECLAEVARYLSIIEGLDSSDPLRVRLVSHLNNHASQREAASSAHPAIGHIPWGSAFGHHPPLSHPLLLAQNSHNNSSTTASPSEAHHQSRHGEAASLRVPPSGNVASVLPMVAASKLSPPLLSSMASLSAFPFSFSSFHLLSPSALGTSTPAQTANLGKPYRPWGTEIGAF, encoded by the exons ATGTCTCCCTCAACAACTTCTCAGATCCTGGCCAGGAAAAGACGCCGAGGC ATCATAGAAAAACGTCGCCGGGATCGAATAAATAACAGTTTGTCTGAATTAAGAAGATTGGTGCCTAGTGCTTTTGAGAAACAG GGATCAGCAAAATTGGAAAAAGCTGAAATTTTGCAGATGACTGTGGATCATCTAAAAATGCTGCATACAGCTGGAGGGAAAG GTTATTTTGATGCTCACGCACTTGCAATGGACTATCGGAGTTTGGGATTCAGAGAATGTTTGGCTGAAGTAGCCCGTTATCTCAGTATTATCGAAGGCCTGGACTCCTCTGATCCTCTGCGTGTTCGACTAGTCTCTCACTTGAACAACCATGCCTCTCAGCGAGAGGCAGCCAGCAGTGCACACCCTGCCATTGGACATATCCCCTGGGGCAGTGCCTTCGGACATCACCCTCCTCTCTCTCACCCTTTGCTGCTGGCACAGAACAGTCACAATAATAGCAGTACCACAGCCTCTCCTTCAGAAGCGCATCACCAGAGCAGACATGGGGAAGCTGCCTCGCTTAGAGTGCCCCCCAGTGGCAACGTTGCATCTGTGCTCCCTATGGTGGCTGCCTCCAAACTCTCCCCTCCTCTGCTGTCTTCCATGGCATCGCTGTCTGCATTTCCATTTTCCTTCAGCTCTTTCCACCTTCTGTCCCCAAGTGCATTGGGCACATCCACACCAGCGCAGACAGCAAACCTTGGCAAGCCATACAGACCATGGGGCACAGAGATTGGAGCATTTTAA